A genomic segment from bacterium encodes:
- a CDS encoding metal ABC transporter permease, translating to MMSRRFPLFALLAFLAAEAVLIQQSGVSGVKAALEHAARLLGVPYNTLVVLSGTTLLGLASGVIGSFAVLRRRALVGDAVAHAALPGLCVAFLLAGTKSFAVLLTGAAVAGLLGSFAIGAIQRYSRIKADAAIGIVLTVFYGAGIALSRRIQDDPTGRQAGLDSFLLGKTAGMVSQDILLIGLVAANVLLVTALLYKEFKLVIFDSAFARVQAWPALAIEYVLFGLLVVTAVIGLPAVGIVLMAALLIIPAVAARFWTDHLGTMLALAGFFGAVTGGAGTLASASWPELPAGPIIVIAGAIVFAVSALVAPRRGVVARLATHFRFRVRVARQNLLRTLYELSESSIDAPPRVGFEMLAAARSWSAPALRAWLAMARRRGEIEGDTHAGWRLTPAGMARAADIVRRHRLWELFLVRQADIAPDHVDRGADEIEHVVTSSMMALLERELHEVGRWPEPAVPVSVHPIPEARA from the coding sequence ATGATGTCAAGGCGTTTTCCCCTCTTCGCGCTTCTGGCCTTCCTCGCCGCCGAGGCCGTGTTGATTCAGCAGTCGGGCGTCAGCGGCGTGAAGGCCGCGCTCGAACACGCGGCGCGCCTTCTCGGCGTGCCCTACAACACGCTCGTCGTTCTCTCGGGCACGACGCTTCTCGGACTCGCGTCCGGGGTCATCGGATCGTTTGCCGTCTTGCGGCGCCGCGCGCTTGTCGGCGACGCGGTCGCGCACGCCGCACTGCCGGGGCTGTGCGTCGCGTTTCTGCTTGCGGGCACCAAGAGTTTTGCCGTGCTGTTGACCGGCGCGGCCGTCGCGGGACTTCTTGGGTCGTTCGCCATCGGCGCGATCCAGCGCTACTCGCGCATCAAGGCCGATGCGGCGATCGGCATCGTGCTCACCGTGTTCTACGGCGCCGGCATCGCGCTTTCGCGACGCATTCAGGACGATCCCACGGGCCGGCAGGCGGGGCTCGACTCGTTTCTGCTCGGAAAGACCGCCGGCATGGTGAGCCAGGACATCTTGCTCATCGGCCTGGTCGCCGCGAACGTGCTGCTGGTGACCGCGCTTCTGTACAAGGAATTCAAGCTCGTCATTTTCGATTCCGCCTTCGCGCGCGTGCAGGCGTGGCCCGCGTTGGCGATCGAATACGTGCTGTTCGGGCTGCTCGTCGTGACCGCCGTCATCGGCCTGCCCGCGGTCGGCATCGTGCTGATGGCCGCGCTGCTCATCATCCCCGCGGTCGCCGCGCGATTCTGGACCGATCACCTGGGCACCATGCTTGCGCTCGCGGGCTTTTTCGGCGCGGTCACCGGCGGCGCGGGCACGCTCGCAAGCGCGTCATGGCCCGAGCTTCCCGCCGGGCCGATCATCGTCATCGCCGGCGCGATCGTGTTCGCCGTCTCGGCGCTTGTCGCGCCGCGCCGGGGCGTGGTCGCCCGGCTGGCGACGCACTTTCGTTTCCGCGTGCGTGTCGCCAGGCAGAACCTGCTGCGTACGCTCTACGAATTGTCCGAGTCGTCCATCGACGCGCCGCCGCGGGTCGGGTTTGAAATGCTTGCCGCCGCCCGGTCCTGGAGCGCGCCCGCGCTGCGCGCGTGGCTGGCGATGGCAAGGCGCCGCGGAGAGATCGAGGGCGACACGCACGCGGGGTGGCGTCTCACGCCCGCGGGCATGGCGAGGGCCGCGGATATCGTGCGCCGCCACCGTTTGTGGGAGCTTTTCCTCGTGCGTCAGGCGGATATCGCGCCGGATCACGTCGATCGCGGCGCGGACGAGATCGAGCACGTCGTCACCAGCTCGATGATGGCGCTTCTCGAACGCGAGCTGCACGAGGTCGGGCGCTGGCCCGAACCCGCCGTGCCGGTTTCCGTGCATCCGATCCCGGAGGCGCGGGCGTGA
- a CDS encoding metal ABC transporter ATP-binding protein — protein MPGAEAVAPPLEIHDMTVAYHRKPVLWDIDVTIAERRLVAIIGPNGAGKSTLIKAVLGLVPKASGRVSIYGKPYLDQRRLVGYVPQRESVDWDFPVSALEVVLMGRYGEIGWFRRPRKADVDAAMDCLAKVGMAEFAKRQISRLSGGQQQRVFLARALAQDARIYFMDEPFAGVDAATEKAILTLMHELKDAGKTVIVVHHTLQTVRDYFDDVILLNARIIAHGSIADVFTTENLHKTYGGRLVLLEQAAEAFRSAVE, from the coding sequence ATGCCCGGCGCCGAGGCCGTCGCGCCGCCGCTCGAGATCCACGACATGACGGTGGCGTACCACCGCAAGCCGGTGCTGTGGGACATCGACGTCACCATCGCGGAGCGGCGACTCGTGGCGATCATCGGCCCCAACGGCGCGGGCAAGAGCACGCTCATCAAGGCGGTGCTCGGCCTCGTTCCCAAGGCCAGCGGGCGCGTTTCAATCTACGGCAAGCCGTATCTGGATCAGCGCCGGCTTGTCGGCTACGTGCCGCAACGCGAATCGGTGGACTGGGATTTTCCCGTCAGCGCGCTCGAGGTGGTGCTGATGGGCCGCTATGGCGAAATCGGCTGGTTTCGCAGGCCGCGCAAGGCGGACGTCGATGCGGCGATGGACTGCCTGGCGAAGGTCGGCATGGCCGAGTTCGCCAAACGGCAGATCAGCCGCCTGTCCGGCGGGCAGCAGCAACGCGTGTTCCTGGCGCGCGCGCTTGCGCAAGACGCGCGCATCTACTTCATGGACGAGCCGTTCGCCGGCGTCGACGCCGCGACCGAAAAGGCGATCCTGACCTTGATGCACGAGTTGAAAGACGCGGGCAAGACCGTCATCGTCGTGCATCACACGTTGCAGACCGTGCGCGACTACTTCGACGACGTGATCCTTCTGAACGCGCGGATCATCGCGCACGGTTCGATCGCCGATGTGTTCACGACCGAAAATCTGCACAAGACCTACGGCGGGCGCCTGGTGCTGCTCGAACAGGCGGCGGAGGCGTTTCGCAGCGCGGTGGAATGA
- a CDS encoding zinc ABC transporter substrate-binding protein: protein MTRIAYWIAAAVAVSALFLAAGCGKRETVPDAAAGTLKVVATTGMIADIAKRIAGDEANVTALMGPGTDPHLYKAAERDIRLLAAADLVLYNGLHLEGKMGEVLESLARKKAVIAVAESIDESRLVKPPAFAGNFDPHVWFDVSMWSIAAARIRDALIEAKPAAREDFERRFGEVERSLAQLHEFCRSQLAMIPEDRRVLVTAHDAFGYFGKAYGIEVRGIQGISTEDEAGVGEINSLVDFLVEKKIPAVFVESSVPKKNVEALIEGARSRGAVVKIGGQLFSDAMGAAGTTEGTYEGMVRHNVNTIVEALSKTE from the coding sequence ATGACGCGTATCGCGTATTGGATCGCCGCCGCCGTCGCGGTCTCGGCGCTCTTTCTGGCGGCCGGATGCGGCAAGCGCGAAACCGTGCCGGATGCTGCCGCGGGGACGCTGAAGGTTGTCGCGACAACGGGCATGATCGCCGATATCGCTAAACGGATCGCCGGCGATGAGGCGAACGTCACCGCGCTCATGGGTCCGGGTACGGACCCGCATCTCTACAAGGCCGCGGAGCGCGACATCCGCCTGCTCGCGGCCGCGGACCTCGTGCTCTACAACGGCCTGCACCTCGAGGGGAAGATGGGCGAGGTGCTCGAAAGCCTTGCGCGAAAAAAAGCGGTCATCGCCGTCGCGGAGTCGATCGACGAATCCCGGCTCGTCAAGCCGCCGGCGTTCGCGGGCAACTTCGATCCGCACGTGTGGTTTGACGTGTCGATGTGGTCGATCGCCGCCGCGCGCATCCGCGACGCGCTCATCGAGGCGAAACCCGCCGCGCGCGAGGATTTCGAACGGCGTTTCGGCGAGGTCGAGCGGTCGCTGGCGCAGCTTCACGAGTTCTGCCGATCGCAGCTTGCGATGATCCCGGAGGACAGGCGCGTTCTCGTCACCGCGCACGACGCGTTCGGATATTTCGGCAAGGCGTACGGCATCGAGGTCCGCGGCATTCAGGGCATCAGCACGGAAGACGAGGCGGGCGTCGGCGAGATCAACAGCCTCGTCGATTTCCTCGTCGAAAAGAAAATCCCCGCTGTGTTCGTCGAGTCGAGCGTGCCGAAAAAGAACGTGGAGGCGCTCATCGAGGGCGCCCGGTCGCGTGGCGCCGTCGTGAAAATCGGCGGCCAGCTTTTTAGCGACGCGATGGGCGCCGCGGGCACGACCGAGGGCACCTACGAGGGCATGGTCCGCCACAACGTGAACACCATCGTCGAGGCGCTCTCGAAAACCGAGTGA
- a CDS encoding metal-dependent transcriptional regulator has translation MPTEAVENYLKAVWDLQQADDRATTSTLADRLGVKPPSVTAMVKRLAQKKPPLLTYDQRRGAALTPAGAEIALSVTRRHRLLELFLVETLGYRWDQVHAEAEKLEHAVSDLFVERVAAMLGDPRFDPHGDPIPTEDGSVPVESVEPLSDSLTGAPLIVRRVLRDDPAFLRWLAKTGIVPGARIEIRERDEFADVLTVRIENQNRTRAISGDVARVLLVGSAVTKKGR, from the coding sequence ATGCCCACCGAAGCCGTCGAAAATTACCTGAAGGCCGTCTGGGATCTGCAGCAGGCGGACGATCGCGCGACAACCTCGACGCTCGCGGACCGGCTCGGCGTCAAGCCGCCCTCCGTCACCGCGATGGTCAAACGCCTCGCGCAGAAGAAGCCGCCGCTTCTGACCTACGACCAGCGGCGCGGCGCCGCGCTGACGCCCGCGGGCGCCGAGATCGCGCTTTCGGTCACGCGCCGGCACCGGCTGCTCGAACTCTTTCTCGTCGAGACGCTCGGCTATCGCTGGGACCAGGTGCACGCGGAGGCCGAAAAACTCGAGCACGCCGTGTCGGACCTTTTCGTCGAGCGCGTCGCGGCGATGCTCGGCGATCCGCGATTCGATCCGCACGGCGATCCCATTCCGACCGAGGACGGATCGGTGCCGGTCGAGTCGGTCGAGCCTCTTTCCGACAGCCTGACCGGCGCGCCGCTCATCGTGCGCCGCGTCCTGCGCGACGATCCCGCGTTTCTGCGCTGGCTGGCCAAAACCGGCATCGTTCCGGGCGCGCGCATCGAGATTCGCGAGCGCGACGAGTTCGCCGACGTGCTCACCGTCCGCATCGAAAACCAGAACCGCACGCGCGCGATCTCAGGCGACGTCGCCCGCGTATTGCTTGTCGGCTCCGCCGTCACAAAAAAGGGGAGATAG